GCTGTTTTAAGTGTGGCTGGGGAGGCAAGTTCTTACAGGGAATAATGACCTATGTGCTTCCTTCCAAATTCCCTGCAGATCATGTAACAAGTCTTTTTGATTTACCTACATCTaatcagcacagctgtgtaATTAATTTAATTGCTCGTTTGTCCCAAGTTATGGTATGGCAATGAGTAACTACCAAGATGGTTccatttctgcctttaaaagcCCTAATTTGGTTAGTGATGTATTGCCTTTAAGGTTTCCTTTGTTGCAGTTGTTAACCATTCTACCTTCTTTCCAAAAATTTcagattactttaaaaaatagctttcattttgctgcCATTTTGTTGAAAGTTCACTGAAATACTGTCCATAAAACATGAGCACAACAAAAAACTCCCTAATATTCAGCTTTGGTTTTCCTTCCCTAGTTCAGAAGGGAAGACATTTCATTTGCCTACCAATCTTATTCCTCAAAATCCTTGTCTTCTGGCAGCTAATGTTATCATCAGTATTAAATGCTCCTTGCTGATGTTTTCTGTAGAACATAAGGGTGAAAATAACACATCCAAAAAATTGAGTCACTCTGTAAGACACCAAAACCTCTCGGTCTCCCCATATTCTGCCTTCCACCTGCATCAGAATACTGCAGGTTTTTTATTTAAAGGTAGTTTCACATGTGGCCTTTCTAAGAGAGtacaacattttctttcctatcggaaaaaaatcagaagtcaaAGCTACTAAAAGAAGGTCACGATCAAGCCAGATTCACATGAACTGCAGGGACTTCATCCAGACATCTTTAATCTTgaatctgtgtgtgtgcacaggaTGTGCTACTAAAACTGATTTTATTGCTGATTGCAAACTTGGATTACTCTCTTTTTTCTCGCATGCTTACAAAACACCAGTCATTTAATACATAAACCATGTATAAtttattacaagaaaaataatagcatAATTTCAGTAAAAACTAAACTTATTCCAAATCATTTACTAAATATGAacagtttcaaaaataatatcTCTTCTAGCAAAAGCTTTTATACAAAAGATAATAATTTACTTTGTAACATTTTTGAGTTCTTGTACACCATGGAAATAAGCATCAACTTTGATTTTCTGATATTgcaagaaaataacattattttcctAGTAGATGTTATTTACACATAAAAGTAGATAAGCAGGTCCAGTAGGAAATACAGAATTCCTGCTTCATCTAATCAAGGATTTAGAAATAATGTCTAGGTGATTGGTACAATTACTACTTCCTCCTGTACGTATGTCAATTACAAACCTATTCAAGTGGAAAAAAGATGCTTGCAGTTTAGAAATAACTTCAAGTATCCCTAGAGCCACTTCTCAGGTTTTCATAGCTTCTAAATCCTCACTAAAATAAAAGTCATTAACAAGTAAGAAGTTTCATGAACACCTTTCAGAAAGGAGGTGCATGGCTTTGGCATCAGGATTAAACTTGGCACAACACAAGCACATGTGCAAGCATGCTGCAAGCAGTAGCAACCATTTTGTTCCTACAGAAGAATTGTGAGCTTTCTGTTCACAGAACAATGGAACCCAAAGTGTCAACATTTACTCCACTGCTTGCACATTACACAGCCTGCTTTATGAAGAGATTCTGCTTGGCATATATATCTCAGCTGATCAGAAGTCATTTTTAATAATCCAGCTCTCTTGCTAAATCTCTGGCAAGCATCACCCTGAACAGCCCAAGATGTGGGAAAAAATCCTTTCTTGCTAAAATTCTCCAATAGGAGATGTTGCATAAAAAATAGACAAACTTGTTCACTTCTTGACATATTATAACCACCAGGTTTCTGTCCCTCATGTCAATTATTGaacattttaattcattattaCCAACATCTGGCACACAGAGGAGTGTGCCTTTACAGGCAGTTTTCCAGAGGATAGCAGTGACGAAGAGCGGTCTGGTAGATACAGGTAAGTCTGTAGTTCATGACAGTGGAACAAGAAACTGTCACTTGAGAGCTTCATTGGCTGAATAAAACATTGTCTTCCCCATATAACACAGCTGGGTCTTCCATGCTTTCCAGTAAAGTGTGAGAGGTTTCATACTCGCAGTGTGGCAATGATGATTCTTTTGTAACACTGGACATCAACTGGCTCCAGGTGATATCTATGTTTTTGAAAGCATGTAATAGAAAAATTCCAATTATTATACTGGAGAATCCACTGAGGGTCCCAAGGATGTCATCCAGGTCCATACTACTCCATTCCTTGAACAGGATGATGGAACACGTCACCACTGTCGTGGTGAAACACACGTAATAAATAGGTGTCACTAGAGATGTGTTAAATGTGTCCAGTGCTTTGTTGAGATAATTGATCTGGGTGCTGACTGAGAGCAATAGGATTCCCACCAAAACATAAACCAGGGGATGTTGATAAACTGGCTTCCACTCCAGCATTTCTTTAATGGCAATGCCCAGGCCTTTGACAGATGACACAGAGAAGGCACCAATAAGTGAACAAATTAAAACGTAGATCAGTATATTAGTTTGACCTCTCCGTGGAGCCGCAATGAAAATCAACACGAGGACAACAGATATTAGGAGAACAGCAAACGCAACAAACACTGtatgaaagaggaaagatgaAATATCAGACTATGTTCAAACACATGCTAAAAGTCAATCAACTTCAAGTCAATTTCTCAAAGAACTGGAGCACAAACTCAGTGCattgaaataaacacaaaatacatgctttgtatttaaaatgccAACtatatgtttaattttttattgtaGGAGCTTTTAAATTATGAGCTGACTCATGAACTAACTTGAATTTAGCTCATTTTGTCCTATGCTACACTCATCCATATGAAATTCTTCCGCTTCTCAAACACACATTCTCTTTGAAGTGTACTCCAGGGCTACCTCAAGGATATTTGTTTGAATTAGTATGAACGACTGCTTACTTAGAGCAAGGTAGTAATTGGGACTTAGAATTgaacagcatttcaaatgaaGTACGTTAAGAACTGGTTGAAAGTAACCTTATTTAaagctgtgatttattttaagTGGAGGTAACTTGGCGTATAGAGCCTCAGAACTCCTCAACGTGCTGGAGGGCAGGAAGACTCAGTGCATCATTTCTTACTCGAATAATCTGCAAGAAGCCATGTAAGATGAGCTGCTTTTAAGCCTGCATCTTTGGGAAATACGGTACGTGTGCAGAACCCGTTTGTGCTCACGCATTTATTAAAGGATTCTGGGCTTCTAGCACAATCAGCCTAAGAAAGTTCTGCAGCCAGGACGTTCTGATTAGATATCCCAATCCACTCACTCACCAACAGATCCAGAGAAGGGAGAACACATCAAAATCATGACATCATGTGTCTGCCATGACATATGTCAGATTAAGTGTACAGACCTGGATCttgcagttttatttccatCTCATCCAGTGAGGtgatctcctcctcctctggggCATGAATAACCATGACTGTAGAACCCAAAGCACTCAGAACACAGCCCAACTTGCCATGAATATTCAGCTTCTCCTTCAGAAAGTAGGATGACAATATAGCACTGTttgacaaaacagaaataaaaggttCAGGTCCACCAGACATGGGAGACTTTGTAATATGAGCAACTTGAAGACTCTTGAATTTGGATATAGGGGAAACATGCTTGAAACAACCAAATTACAAGGAGTTTTGCACAACAAAGGTCAATCTGAAGTTTTAGGGGAGTTTAGCAACTCTGATCAGATCCCTCTAGGTTGAAGGGTCTGAATTTCTTAAGGAACTTGTCATTAGTGATTGCCTGGGTCAGAGGTATGGGCTGCTTATACAGAGCCCTCGGACACTCACAGCTGATCATGTGAGCTGTTGTTTTCTCATAAAAATGGTTTAAAGCACTCCATTTGCCATGAGAACAAACACAAGCAAGTTTAGGTAACAGCTCCTCACCATCTCTCTCTGAGCTCTCTAGAGGATTAAGATTTAACCTAAGGATAACATGACCCAAAAAAAGGCAACCAAAGAGTGTCTATGATCAAGAATTACACACAACCTTAGGCATAGCCACATGCGTACTGATGTATTCATGAACAGTTTCTCAACCTGTTGATcaaatttcagttattttttgcATTGACATTAAGTTCTCACAAGCTTTCTGTGAAAAACTGCCACCTGCATGAAAGGagaggcagcagccagccaggTGATTAGTGTGAATCTGCCAAAAATGCATAGTAAGTGAGTCTTGATATAAAATTATGCTTCTATTACAAAAAAcgtttttgaaaacattttaagggGAGAATGCCGTATTTTCTTCTAAAGTTTTGTCCatactgagaaacagaataagGTGGGTTTTTTTAGGAAAGTGTCATTTCTCTAGGAGGAAATAAGTTGCAGCCTTCTAACACTGTGCATCAGCTGTATACCAGGTATATGCTGGTAAGAAACACACAAGGAATATGTGGAAGGCTGCTGCAAAGACTGGATCAGTCTTTGAGACAAGGCTTCATTCCCTCTACCCAGGAAATTAATTTCCAAATAATCAAGGGATCCTCCTTGCTGAGGAACAACAAGCCTTTCTTATCTGTATTTGCCCTTCAGTTTTCTTGTTAAAATTATCTGCTGTTAACCAAAGACATTATTTTTCCCTCAGGCAGTGAATGATCAGTTTGCTTCCAGTTTGCACTGACCTTATGAGAACACTCAGTGCACCCAAAGGGGTAACTAAGGTTGCTGGTGCGAAGGCATAAGCAGCAGAGTTTGCAGCTTCTCCCAATCccactgcagaaggaagaacaTTTGGATGAACACAATGGAAGTAAGGACTGGAGAAAGTTATATGCATATCCCCTAAGTACTGTGTGCAGTATGACTACGATGACAAAGCTGAAGGCAGGCATTTACAGAACAGCTCCTTCCTGTAAGGAACAGTGACAATGTGTAGAAGCTGGACAGATTCAACCATATTGTTTCTGACTAGATGATAAAGAAGAGGCTGTTGTTCTGCAAAGAACCCCAAGGAGCAAACAAAATAGATAACAGAATCGTTTCAGTCATAAAGGTGATTgcaaagatatttcttttaacTGAAGTGGGTGAAAAAATAGAGAAtgaatttgttaaaaatgaacTGTTCTATGCAGCGTTTATATATAGTTGAGAGATAAAGGGTGACTTACTTGAAAGCAGTCCAGCCCACCAAAGCCATTCTTTCAAGTAGGAATACCCACCATGCCctggaaatggggaaaaaaatctcacctTAGAAGAGAGAAATCAccttattttaacaaaaaagcacagcttCACATTTGGATCAAATCATATAGAGTATAGAAACATCCTGTTATCTGGATGTGACATTAATATTTTGTCTGAATTTGACTCACATCTTTATTAATTACTCTGCTGCTTTATGACTTGTGAGAAATGGTTTTGACTCACTCACACCGAGGAAAAGTGACAAGAAAAAGTGAAGTGTCAACTACGATTCTTGATGAGCTTAACAAATGTTTTGAAGTGCCTTCCCAGGTCAGATCCAGTATATTCTTATGCAGAGATCTGCCTTTTGACTCTGCTTATGatttaaatcaaaagaaattagaaagaaaaatatcactgc
The Lagopus muta isolate bLagMut1 chromosome 4, bLagMut1 primary, whole genome shotgun sequence genome window above contains:
- the NIPAL1 gene encoding magnesium transporter NIPA3 → MPSYLPGPGPGLQWGQIPPSPLSPMDGTFNETSLRPSKPAGSQYQPYIGLALAVSSNIFIGSSFILKKKGLLKLAAKGVPRAGHGGYSYLKEWLWWAGLLSMGLGEAANSAAYAFAPATLVTPLGALSVLISAILSSYFLKEKLNIHGKLGCVLSALGSTVMVIHAPEEEEITSLDEMEIKLQDPVFVAFAVLLISVVLVLIFIAAPRRGQTNILIYVLICSLIGAFSVSSVKGLGIAIKEMLEWKPVYQHPLVYVLVGILLLSVSTQINYLNKALDTFNTSLVTPIYYVCFTTTVVTCSIILFKEWSSMDLDDILGTLSGFSSIIIGIFLLHAFKNIDITWSQLMSSVTKESSLPHCEYETSHTLLESMEDPAVLYGEDNVLFSQ